The following are encoded together in the Naumannella cuiyingiana genome:
- a CDS encoding sigma-70 family RNA polymerase sigma factor, whose protein sequence is MTTAPRQRANDGIDGKDAVGLYLDGIAKTPLLTAAEEVELARAIEVGLYARKLLDGTVTPADRREAAGRARRVSREELEQLAEEGERAQQRFISANLRLVVSVARKYGRSQMPLLDLVQEGNTGLIRAVEKFDYAKGFKFSTYATWWVKQSISRGIAQQGRIVRLPVHVAEQVNQVNAVRRNLERKLGREPELDEIAAEMDVEPGRVVDLIRYGRDHVSLDAPVEEDGDTALGDLIAREPMPGPDEMVLNAEESARLEAMLDSLDERSADVVRRRYGLVDGRQAKLADIGAIWGITAERVRQIERHAIAKLRKGDLAA, encoded by the coding sequence ATCACCACAGCACCGCGCCAGCGAGCGAACGACGGCATCGACGGGAAGGACGCGGTCGGTCTCTACCTGGACGGCATCGCGAAGACCCCGCTGCTGACCGCCGCGGAAGAGGTCGAGCTGGCCCGGGCGATCGAGGTGGGTCTGTACGCACGGAAGCTGCTGGACGGCACCGTGACCCCCGCCGACCGGCGCGAAGCCGCCGGCCGGGCGCGCCGCGTCAGCCGCGAGGAGCTGGAGCAGCTCGCCGAGGAGGGCGAGCGTGCCCAGCAGCGCTTCATCAGCGCGAACCTGCGGCTCGTCGTCTCCGTGGCCCGCAAGTACGGCCGCTCGCAGATGCCGCTGCTCGACCTGGTGCAGGAGGGCAACACCGGCCTGATCCGCGCGGTGGAGAAGTTCGACTACGCCAAGGGCTTCAAGTTCTCCACCTACGCCACCTGGTGGGTCAAGCAGTCGATCAGCCGCGGCATCGCCCAGCAGGGCCGGATCGTCCGCCTGCCGGTGCACGTCGCCGAGCAGGTCAACCAGGTGAACGCGGTACGCCGGAACCTGGAGCGCAAGCTCGGGCGGGAGCCGGAGCTGGACGAGATCGCCGCGGAGATGGACGTGGAGCCCGGCCGGGTGGTGGATCTGATCCGCTACGGCCGCGACCACGTCTCGCTCGACGCCCCCGTCGAGGAGGACGGCGACACCGCGCTCGGCGACCTGATCGCCCGCGAGCCCATGCCGGGCCCGGACGAGATGGTGCTGAACGCCGAGGAGTCCGCCCGGCTGGAGGCGATGTTGGACAGCCTCGACGAGCGCTCGGCCGATGTGGTCCGCCGCCGCTACGGCCTGGTGGACGGCCGGCAGGCCAAGCTCGCCGACATCGGCGCGATCTGGGGCATCACCGCCGAGCGGGTACGCCAGATCGAGCGGCACGCGATCGCCAAGCTCCGCAAGGGCGACCTCGCCGCCTGA